In the Pseudonocardia sediminis genome, GGCTCGGGCTCGCCGTGCCGGAGGAGTTCGGCGGCGGCGGGCTGGGCCTGCTCGAGCTGGCCGTCGCGATGGAGGAGCTCGCCGCGTCCGGCGCCGGCACCGCGGGCGCGTTCCTCTACCTGCTCACCCCCGGCTTCGGCGGGGTGACGGTCACCCGGCACGGCACCGACCAGCAGAAACGCGACCTGCTGCCCGGTATCGCCGCCGGCACCACCCAGACCTGCTTCGCCCTCACCGAGCCCGACGCCGGCAGCAACGCCCTGGCCATCTCCACCACGGCCCGTCGCGACGGTGACGACCTGGTGCTGCGCGGGCAGAAGATCTGGATCTCCGGCGTGCAGCGCGCCGACTGGATGCTGGTCGTCTGCCGGACCACTCCCGCCGCCGAGGCGTCCGGGCGCACCTCCGGGTTCTCGGTGCTGCTGGTCGACGTCCGAGAGGCCGAGGCGGCCGGGACCCTGCAGTACACCCCGATCCACAAGGCCGGGAACCGGATCGTGAAATCCAACCAGGTGCACTTCGACGACGTCCGGGTTCCGGCCGACCGCGTCCTCGGCGAGATCGACGCCGGGTTCGCCGTGCTCTGGGACATCCTCAACCCCGAACGCGTCCTCGCCGCGGCCGGCGGGGTGGGGACGGCCGAGCTGGCGCTGC is a window encoding:
- a CDS encoding acyl-CoA dehydrogenase family protein yields the protein MDFELSETAAAVQKGMRELCADFGTDYWSRCDAEDRWPEELWTELGRGGWLGLAVPEEFGGGGLGLLELAVAMEELAASGAGTAGAFLYLLTPGFGGVTVTRHGTDQQKRDLLPGIAAGTTQTCFALTEPDAGSNALAISTTARRDGDDLVLRGQKIWISGVQRADWMLVVCRTTPAAEASGRTSGFSVLLVDVREAEAAGTLQYTPIHKAGNRIVKSNQVHFDDVRVPADRVLGEIDAGFAVLWDILNPERVLAAAGGVGTAELALRLAVGYAREREVFGRPIGANQGLAFPLARVKAQTELARLMTHKAAWLYDQGRPSGDEANIAKLTAAGAAWDAADRAYQTYGGMAFSEEYPIARLHRDARIAKNIPVAEELVLAHIATQGLGLPRSY